Proteins co-encoded in one Verrucomicrobiia bacterium genomic window:
- a CDS encoding AEC family transporter: protein MNEFLVVLNAVLPVFTVAGAGFGLRRLEWLTEEADKSMLKLLINLLVPCLIFDSVLGNKMLTDIGTVFLAPMVGFGTVAVGVFICWLLRGTAGLTDKSREGTFAFVTGVYNYGYVPLPLVYLLFKDSPDMVGLLLVHNVGVEIAMWTLGLMLLSGVSIKTGWRKLINAPITMILVSLVLNLLGAENWMPKFIIQTAHMLGQCAIPIGILLVGATIADQLPEFHAEKGWRVMAASSFLRLAILPVLFLLLAKYLPCSLELKRIIVIQGAMPAAVFPIIMARHYGGHAPTALRIVIGTTVLGLLTIPLWIKLGLRFIEQ from the coding sequence GTGAACGAATTTCTTGTAGTCCTTAACGCCGTGCTGCCGGTCTTTACCGTCGCGGGAGCTGGCTTTGGTTTGCGCCGTCTCGAATGGCTGACGGAAGAGGCGGATAAGAGCATGCTCAAGCTGCTCATCAATCTCCTCGTCCCTTGCCTCATCTTTGATTCCGTCCTCGGCAACAAGATGCTCACAGATATCGGCACCGTCTTCCTCGCGCCCATGGTCGGCTTCGGCACCGTGGCCGTGGGCGTGTTTATCTGCTGGCTCCTGCGCGGCACCGCCGGCCTCACGGATAAAAGCCGCGAAGGCACCTTCGCCTTCGTCACCGGTGTTTACAATTACGGCTACGTCCCCCTGCCGCTCGTCTATCTGCTCTTCAAAGACTCACCGGACATGGTCGGCCTCCTGCTCGTCCACAACGTCGGTGTGGAAATCGCCATGTGGACGCTCGGTCTCATGCTCCTCAGCGGCGTCTCCATCAAGACCGGCTGGCGCAAGCTCATCAACGCGCCTATCACCATGATCTTGGTATCGCTCGTGTTGAATCTTTTAGGCGCGGAGAATTGGATGCCCAAGTTCATCATACAGACCGCCCACATGCTCGGCCAATGCGCCATCCCCATCGGCATCTTGCTCGTGGGCGCAACGATTGCAGATCAACTCCCGGAATTCCACGCTGAGAAAGGCTGGCGCGTGATGGCTGCCTCCAGCTTCTTGCGACTCGCAATTCTGCCCGTGCTCTTCCTCCTGCTCGCGAAGTATCTCCCCTGCTCGCTCGAACTGAAACGCATCATCGTCATCCAAGGCGCGATGCCCGCCGCCGTCTTCCCCATCATCATGGCGCGCCACTACGGCGGCCATGCGCCAACGGCCTTGCGCATCGTCATCGGCACCACCGTGCTGGGTCTGCTGACCATTCCGCTGTGGATCAAGCTGGGCTTAAGATTTATCGAGCAATAG
- the cobA gene encoding uroporphyrinogen-III C-methyltransferase — MSSIGTVYLVGAGPGDAGLLTLRGAELLKRADVVVYDALVNTDLLRLAPSSAEIIYGGKRAKDHAIPQEEMNQLLVKLAKQGKTVVRLKGGDPYLFGRGGEEAEELQAEGVPFEVVPGISSIVAAPNYAGIPITHREHCSSFTVLTGHEDPTKEETSLDWKHLAADKGTKVVLMGVERIRQITSELVKAGADKGTPVAMVRWGTRGNQESIQGTLETIADIVEEKGFKAPAVTVIGGVVGLREKLNWFEKRQFFGKRIVVTRTREQASQLSSQLLELGAEVLEIPTIKIVPPNEKAALADAMLEIGSYEWIVFTSPNGVTEFFNAFFRVFDDVRSIGGARFLAVGPATASKLKELHLKVDLMPEKFVTREIIKTFKEYQDVENVRMLLMRAEVANPELPQELSKMGAIIDDVACYRTVPETEDVSGNAAKLTESGADWVTFTSSSTVENFHARFDLPKLKQQFPQLRTISIGPETTKAIEALGLKPDIEAKDHTIAGIVAALKKEIKAPVIAAAPAPKKAVAKKAPATSKAKKAAKKV, encoded by the coding sequence ATGAGTTCGATTGGCACAGTTTACTTGGTTGGTGCGGGTCCGGGTGATGCCGGGCTCCTGACGTTGCGTGGCGCGGAATTGCTCAAGCGCGCGGATGTGGTGGTGTATGACGCGCTGGTGAACACAGACCTGCTGCGGCTCGCGCCGTCCTCGGCCGAGATCATCTACGGCGGCAAGCGCGCGAAGGATCACGCCATCCCGCAGGAGGAGATGAACCAACTGCTCGTGAAGCTGGCCAAGCAGGGCAAGACCGTGGTGCGCCTCAAGGGCGGGGATCCCTATCTCTTTGGTCGCGGCGGGGAAGAGGCTGAAGAATTACAGGCGGAAGGCGTGCCGTTCGAGGTGGTGCCGGGCATCTCCTCCATCGTGGCCGCGCCGAATTATGCGGGCATTCCCATCACACATCGCGAGCATTGCTCGAGCTTCACGGTTTTGACGGGGCATGAAGATCCGACGAAAGAAGAGACGTCGCTGGATTGGAAGCATCTCGCGGCGGACAAGGGGACGAAGGTGGTGTTGATGGGCGTGGAGCGCATCCGGCAGATCACGAGCGAGCTGGTGAAAGCGGGTGCGGATAAGGGAACGCCGGTGGCGATGGTGCGCTGGGGCACGCGGGGGAATCAGGAATCGATCCAAGGCACGTTGGAGACCATCGCGGACATCGTGGAGGAAAAGGGTTTTAAAGCGCCCGCAGTGACGGTCATCGGTGGCGTGGTGGGTTTGCGCGAGAAGTTGAACTGGTTTGAGAAGCGGCAGTTCTTCGGCAAACGCATCGTGGTGACGCGCACGCGGGAGCAGGCGAGCCAGTTGTCCAGCCAGTTGCTGGAACTGGGCGCAGAGGTGTTGGAGATTCCGACGATCAAGATCGTGCCGCCGAATGAAAAGGCGGCGCTGGCGGATGCGATGTTGGAGATCGGTTCGTATGAATGGATCGTGTTCACGAGCCCGAATGGCGTGACGGAATTTTTCAACGCGTTCTTCCGCGTGTTCGATGACGTGCGCTCCATCGGCGGTGCGCGATTCCTCGCAGTGGGTCCGGCGACGGCGTCGAAACTGAAGGAGTTGCACCTCAAGGTGGACTTGATGCCGGAGAAGTTCGTGACGCGCGAGATCATCAAGACGTTCAAGGAATATCAGGATGTGGAGAACGTGCGCATGCTGCTGATGCGCGCGGAGGTGGCGAATCCGGAATTGCCGCAGGAACTCTCCAAGATGGGCGCGATCATTGATGACGTGGCGTGCTATCGCACGGTGCCGGAGACGGAAGATGTTTCAGGTAATGCGGCGAAGCTTACCGAGAGCGGTGCGGATTGGGTGACGTTCACGAGCAGTTCCACAGTGGAGAACTTCCATGCGCGGTTTGATCTGCCGAAGCTGAAGCAGCAGTTCCCGCAGTTGCGCACGATCTCCATCGGACCGGAAACGACGAAGGCGATCGAGGCGCTGGGCTTGAAGCCGGATATCGAGGCGAAGGATCATACCATCGCGGGCATCGTGGCAGCGTTGAAGAAGGAGATCAAAGCACCGGTGATCGCGGCGGCACCTGCGCCGAAGAAAGCGGTGGCGAAGAAGGCTCCGGCTACATCGAAAGCCAAGAAGGCGGCGAAAAAGGTTTAG
- a CDS encoding PQQ-binding-like beta-propeller repeat protein: MKYRFWGGLFLVFSMLSAKLTGRAESSLTPGQVVWSYASGYTNLVDFAVSKDGRVYLGYSDTTAESVLNEYGFYIVTLRRTNQLVALQHTGVFNWERSDAGQYLALLSDGTVVSSFSDIRRRIGMHPTGNIYYGTYATNNFYIYNQAGGLEHHGTTGGRAAVNADDSLLVVNLQKYPYSAYPADVARIEGNEHASTWLSSQDHVIGETPVISPDGTFYLTSWGSTEPLTLPSGDIIPNDSIPPILFAYNSDGSRKWSLLDESFNVGYGTPSIGSDGTLYVASYRSLTNRAPDWSIISVEKTYHFKAVSPEGALKWSVEKAEPFGLAAIGETNNIYVCHGTKLLALTSSGTERWSYDAEAPLKLCPALAADGTVYVATEPGKLLAINSEVGSKEWEYDAGKPIYNSPVIGTNGNVYLLVDRADMVVLKGNAEAANVPWPMERHDAQRTSRAVQASAREIGRNEEGQVTLMLNVEPGRDYKVEASEDFVIWTEIGSFTSTSTAKSFLDETSADKPKRFYRLVVP; this comes from the coding sequence ATGAAGTATCGTTTTTGGGGAGGGTTGTTCCTCGTATTCAGCATGTTGTCCGCCAAGTTGACTGGCCGGGCAGAAAGTTCACTCACACCCGGTCAGGTCGTGTGGTCTTACGCCTCCGGTTACACCAACCTCGTTGACTTCGCCGTTTCCAAAGATGGCCGGGTTTATCTCGGTTACTCTGACACCACAGCTGAATCAGTGCTGAACGAATATGGTTTTTACATAGTCACCCTGCGGCGTACGAACCAGCTAGTCGCTTTGCAGCATACCGGCGTTTTCAACTGGGAAAGATCTGATGCGGGACAGTATCTAGCCCTATTATCCGATGGCACTGTGGTGAGCAGCTTTTCGGATATCAGGCGCCGCATTGGAATGCATCCCACCGGAAATATTTATTATGGTACTTATGCGACCAACAATTTCTACATCTACAACCAAGCAGGCGGACTGGAGCACCATGGCACCACGGGTGGACGTGCAGCCGTCAATGCCGATGACAGCCTGCTCGTGGTCAACCTGCAGAAATACCCTTACAGCGCCTATCCTGCCGATGTAGCCCGGATCGAAGGGAACGAACATGCCAGCACGTGGTTGAGCAGTCAGGACCATGTGATAGGCGAAACTCCCGTGATCTCCCCCGACGGTACTTTTTATCTAACCTCTTGGGGTTCCACTGAACCGCTCACTCTCCCCAGCGGTGATATCATCCCCAATGATTCCATACCTCCCATTCTCTTCGCCTATAATTCGGATGGCTCTCGCAAATGGTCGCTGCTGGATGAAAGCTTCAATGTCGGTTATGGCACTCCGTCCATCGGTTCAGATGGCACGCTTTACGTTGCCTCTTACCGGTCTCTCACCAATCGCGCTCCAGACTGGAGTATCATCAGCGTGGAGAAAACTTATCACTTCAAGGCCGTCAGTCCGGAGGGCGCATTGAAGTGGAGCGTGGAAAAAGCCGAACCGTTTGGTCTTGCCGCCATCGGAGAGACAAACAACATCTATGTCTGCCACGGCACCAAACTGCTGGCACTGACCTCAAGCGGCACGGAGCGGTGGTCTTACGATGCTGAAGCACCTTTGAAATTGTGCCCCGCACTTGCTGCAGATGGCACGGTCTACGTCGCCACCGAACCCGGCAAGCTGCTTGCGATCAATTCTGAGGTCGGCAGCAAAGAGTGGGAATATGACGCCGGAAAACCCATCTATAACTCACCCGTCATCGGCACGAACGGCAATGTGTACCTGCTCGTGGACCGTGCGGATATGGTCGTCCTGAAAGGAAATGCCGAAGCAGCCAATGTACCATGGCCCATGGAACGCCACGATGCCCAGCGCACCAGCCGTGCGGTGCAGGCCAGCGCGCGTGAGATCGGCCGGAACGAAGAAGGCCAGGTCACCTTGATGCTCAACGTGGAACCGGGTCGCGACTACAAAGTGGAAGCTTCAGAAGATTTCGTTATCTGGACAGAAATAGGCTCATTCACCAGCACCTCGACGGCAAAATCATTCTTGGATGAAACCTCAGCGGATAAGCCGAAACGCTTCTACCGGCTGGTGGTGCCCTAG
- the hemC gene encoding hydroxymethylbilane synthase, whose amino-acid sequence MSSKPFIIATRGSALALAQAHQIQGLCQKAFPGESFQINIIKTTGDKLQTVSITNPGTTLPKGLFTKELEVALLNGEADLAVHSLKDLPTELPDGLVLGATTKREDVRDVMVFKPGLPGEKLPKLSELPKGATVATSSTRRKAQLLHQRPDLKVVEIRGNVGTRLRKLAENPGLAATILAAAGLNRLGFKLQADGTLEGSEVPPKLRARHLSLEEMLPCVGQAAIGIEIRKNDERLQKVCAVLNHLPTWYAVTAERAFLNAMGGGCLSPVGAFGEAEGDALKLRAISFRDGPAKSHALAGKAAEAEAMGQQIAVKLKG is encoded by the coding sequence ATGTCTTCGAAACCGTTCATCATCGCTACGCGGGGAAGTGCTTTGGCACTGGCGCAGGCGCATCAGATCCAAGGGCTATGCCAAAAGGCATTTCCCGGCGAGAGCTTTCAGATCAACATCATCAAGACCACCGGAGACAAGCTGCAGACCGTCTCCATCACCAATCCCGGCACGACGTTGCCGAAGGGATTGTTCACCAAGGAACTCGAAGTTGCCTTGCTGAATGGTGAAGCGGATTTGGCCGTGCATAGCCTGAAAGACCTGCCCACGGAGTTGCCCGATGGTTTGGTGCTCGGTGCGACGACAAAGCGCGAGGACGTGCGTGATGTGATGGTCTTCAAACCCGGTTTGCCCGGTGAGAAGCTGCCGAAGCTTTCCGAACTGCCGAAAGGCGCAACGGTAGCCACCAGCAGCACGCGCCGCAAAGCGCAGTTACTCCATCAACGTCCCGATCTGAAAGTGGTGGAGATCCGAGGCAACGTGGGCACGCGCCTGCGCAAGCTCGCAGAGAATCCCGGCTTGGCTGCGACGATCTTGGCTGCTGCGGGCTTGAATCGCCTCGGTTTCAAATTACAGGCAGATGGCACATTGGAAGGCTCCGAAGTCCCGCCGAAATTACGTGCTCGTCATCTTTCCCTTGAGGAGATGTTGCCCTGCGTAGGACAAGCAGCCATCGGCATCGAGATTCGTAAGAATGACGAGCGCTTGCAGAAGGTTTGTGCCGTATTGAATCACTTGCCCACATGGTATGCGGTGACGGCAGAGCGGGCGTTTTTGAACGCGATGGGCGGCGGCTGCCTAAGTCCCGTCGGAGCGTTTGGCGAAGCTGAGGGTGATGCTCTGAAGCTGAGAGCGATTTCCTTCCGCGATGGCCCGGCCAAGAGTCATGCGTTGGCTGGCAAGGCCGCTGAAGCCGAAGCCATGGGGCAGCAAATCGCCGTGAAGCTCAAGGGCTAG
- the hemA gene encoding glutamyl-tRNA reductase: MSVVVIGLNHHTSPVELRERFAFPEAIIPDVLQQMRASGLASEAVILSTCNRVELYVVTAHNEKESFKALKEFLVAHRQFNGELNNEIYTLGEPHSLEHLFKVASGLDSMLLGETEILGQLKKAYDIALQHKQTGGRLNKVFQKAFNVAKHIRTNTNIQRGSVSVGSAAVELAEKIFTTLSDRNVMVIGAGDTSEKTARSLLSRGAKSVIVSNRSFDRAEALAKELNGRAVNFDDWASEFANVDIVISSTSAPHYVLDRKKLTPLMALRHNRPLLLIDIAVPRDIEPEVNFLDNVYLYNIDDLQAIAEDYLKQRREEIAKCEVIIRDKAKELLQGGGPREQGHGGFAFGHDSTA; the protein is encoded by the coding sequence ATGAGCGTCGTCGTCATAGGGCTGAATCATCATACCTCGCCAGTAGAATTGCGCGAGCGCTTCGCCTTTCCCGAGGCGATCATCCCGGACGTGCTCCAGCAGATGCGCGCCTCAGGCTTGGCGAGCGAAGCGGTGATTCTCTCCACCTGCAATCGCGTGGAACTCTACGTCGTCACGGCGCATAACGAAAAAGAATCGTTCAAGGCACTGAAAGAATTTCTCGTCGCCCATCGTCAGTTCAATGGCGAACTGAACAATGAGATCTACACCTTGGGCGAACCGCACAGTCTCGAACACTTGTTCAAGGTCGCGAGCGGGCTGGACTCCATGCTCCTCGGCGAGACGGAAATCCTCGGCCAGCTCAAGAAAGCCTACGACATCGCGCTCCAGCACAAGCAGACTGGCGGACGCCTGAACAAGGTTTTCCAAAAGGCCTTCAACGTGGCCAAGCACATCCGCACGAACACGAACATCCAGCGCGGTTCGGTTTCAGTGGGTTCAGCAGCAGTGGAACTGGCGGAAAAGATTTTTACGACCCTTAGTGATCGTAATGTGATGGTTATTGGTGCTGGTGACACCAGCGAGAAGACCGCACGTTCATTGCTCAGCCGTGGGGCGAAGAGCGTGATCGTGTCCAACCGTTCCTTCGATCGCGCGGAAGCGTTGGCGAAGGAACTGAACGGACGTGCGGTGAATTTCGATGATTGGGCAAGCGAGTTCGCGAATGTGGATATCGTCATCAGCAGCACCTCGGCACCGCATTACGTGCTGGATCGCAAGAAGCTCACACCGCTCATGGCGTTGCGACATAACCGTCCGCTGTTGCTCATCGACATCGCCGTGCCGCGCGATATCGAGCCCGAGGTGAACTTCCTCGACAACGTTTACCTCTACAATATCGATGACCTGCAAGCCATCGCGGAGGATTACCTGAAGCAACGCCGCGAAGAGATCGCCAAGTGCGAAGTCATCATCCGCGACAAGGCGAAGGAACTTCTGCAAGGCGGCGGTCCGCGCGAACAAGGCCACGGCGGCTTCGCCTTCGGTCACGATTCTACAGCTTAA
- the ccsA gene encoding cytochrome c biogenesis protein CcsA, with product MTDRNWFQIAVLLYGISMIYSVFLWRKGFREDNRVNYFLLLGSFIAHTVALMQRGFSFSRCPVNNLYEATVFILWTMVAAYLVIGIWSRLRFLGAFLSPVLFCLGVFALMPALDKHHGPNPEFFVPGWQNSLHAALFALAYAAFGLSSGAGLMYLTQEHDLKFHKARAIFSLLPPIQRLEVVTWRLLITGFGLLTVALLISMSYLNKTIGSYWSDDPKVLWSFLVWGLYLGLMLMRWRMEQGGRKFAWGAVAGFAFVLLTFWGTNLLSPIHNP from the coding sequence GTGACGGATCGTAACTGGTTTCAGATCGCTGTCCTGCTTTACGGGATCAGCATGATTTACTCGGTCTTCCTCTGGCGGAAAGGTTTCCGTGAGGATAACCGGGTGAATTACTTTTTGCTGCTCGGTTCCTTCATCGCTCACACTGTCGCCCTCATGCAGCGTGGTTTCAGCTTTTCCCGCTGCCCGGTGAATAATCTCTACGAAGCCACGGTCTTTATTCTTTGGACCATGGTAGCGGCCTATCTCGTCATCGGCATCTGGTCGCGCCTGAGATTTCTCGGCGCGTTCCTCTCGCCTGTCTTGTTTTGCTTGGGTGTGTTCGCGCTCATGCCTGCCTTGGATAAGCATCATGGGCCTAATCCCGAATTCTTCGTTCCCGGCTGGCAGAACAGCCTGCACGCTGCCTTGTTCGCGCTGGCTTACGCCGCCTTCGGCCTCAGCTCAGGCGCAGGCCTCATGTATCTCACGCAGGAACATGATCTGAAGTTCCACAAAGCTCGCGCCATCTTTTCACTGCTGCCACCCATCCAACGTCTTGAAGTCGTCACGTGGCGGTTGCTCATCACCGGTTTTGGTCTGCTGACGGTCGCCTTGCTCATCAGCATGTCCTATCTCAACAAAACCATTGGGTCGTATTGGTCGGACGATCCCAAAGTCCTGTGGTCGTTTTTGGTCTGGGGGCTGTATCTGGGCCTCATGCTGATGCGCTGGCGGATGGAGCAGGGTGGGCGGAAGTTCGCCTGGGGAGCGGTGGCGGGATTCGCGTTTGTGCTGCTGACGTTCTGGGGCACGAACCTCCTCTCGCCGATACATAATCCATGA
- a CDS encoding MFS transporter: MSSNATTDESVPWYKLMNKHHWFVFTVASLAWLFDCLDQQLFILARGSAIAALMPKGTDPAVLKEWGGYATSIFVAGWAMGGLIFGSIGDKIGRAKTLTLTVLIYSLCTGLSAFSKGIIDFSIYRFLTGLGVGGVFGLSVALVADSVPDRARPHALGLLQALSAVGNVTAGLIAVTIGYMETTSIAPGSAWRYMFVIGALPAFLCVFIQMRLKEPEKWVQAKAAGKISGVKFGSYTALLGDARWRGRAIVGMLMCVAAVVGLWGIGFFSPELINDVVGKILKEQGVPPEKLAGNRTMWTGINMILQNIGAFFGMIVFTKLAAKHGRKPVFVMAYICAMLATAGVFKFLDQKSDIFWMIPIMGFFQLALFAGFAIYLPELFPVSLRSTGTSFCYNVGRFIAASGPFTLGLLTAKLSEGATTPEAKLEAFRNACAGLSLIFLLGLAALPFAPETKGKPLPEDTDLAKA, translated from the coding sequence ATGAGTTCAAACGCGACGACGGACGAATCGGTGCCTTGGTACAAACTGATGAACAAGCATCACTGGTTTGTCTTCACAGTGGCTTCCTTGGCCTGGCTGTTCGATTGCCTGGACCAGCAGTTATTCATCTTGGCCCGCGGTTCGGCCATCGCTGCCTTGATGCCCAAGGGAACCGATCCGGCAGTGCTGAAAGAATGGGGCGGATATGCCACCTCCATCTTCGTCGCCGGTTGGGCCATGGGCGGTCTGATCTTCGGGTCCATCGGTGACAAGATCGGCCGCGCCAAAACTCTGACGCTCACCGTGCTGATTTATTCTCTCTGCACGGGGTTGTCGGCCTTCTCCAAGGGAATCATAGATTTTTCCATCTATCGTTTTCTGACTGGACTGGGTGTCGGCGGTGTGTTCGGTCTCTCGGTGGCGTTGGTGGCCGATTCGGTGCCGGATCGCGCACGTCCGCATGCTCTGGGCCTGCTACAAGCACTTTCCGCTGTGGGTAATGTGACGGCTGGATTGATCGCCGTGACGATCGGTTATATGGAAACGACCAGCATCGCCCCCGGCAGTGCATGGCGTTACATGTTCGTCATCGGTGCGCTGCCCGCTTTCCTCTGCGTGTTCATCCAGATGCGCCTGAAAGAACCGGAGAAATGGGTGCAGGCCAAGGCTGCGGGCAAGATTTCCGGCGTCAAATTCGGTTCCTACACGGCCCTGCTGGGCGATGCCCGCTGGCGCGGTCGCGCCATCGTCGGCATGTTGATGTGCGTAGCGGCAGTGGTGGGCCTGTGGGGCATCGGGTTCTTTTCTCCCGAGCTGATCAATGATGTGGTGGGCAAGATTCTGAAAGAGCAGGGAGTACCGCCAGAAAAGCTGGCGGGTAACCGGACGATGTGGACAGGAATCAACATGATCCTGCAGAACATAGGCGCCTTCTTCGGCATGATTGTGTTTACGAAACTTGCTGCCAAGCATGGTCGTAAACCCGTCTTTGTTATGGCGTACATCTGCGCCATGCTGGCTACGGCAGGCGTGTTCAAGTTCCTCGACCAGAAGAGCGACATTTTCTGGATGATCCCGATCATGGGCTTCTTCCAACTGGCTCTCTTCGCTGGCTTTGCCATCTACCTGCCGGAATTGTTCCCCGTCAGCCTCCGCAGCACCGGAACCAGTTTCTGCTATAACGTCGGCCGTTTCATCGCCGCCAGTGGACCCTTCACCTTGGGATTGTTGACCGCCAAGCTGTCTGAGGGAGCCACCACCCCGGAAGCCAAGCTCGAGGCGTTCCGCAACGCGTGCGCCGGTTTGAGCCTCATCTTCCTCTTGGGCTTGGCCGCCTTGCCGTTCGCCCCTGAAACCAAAGGCAAACCGCTCCCGGAAGATACCGATTTGGCCAAAGCCTGA